One window of Desulfarculus baarsii DSM 2075 genomic DNA carries:
- a CDS encoding gp436 family protein, which produces MYCTPADLEKLLAPETLGQLADDGPDGPAPETVLLEAIEQADREIDAYLGVARAVPLEPAPAIVANLSAKIAVYNLYRRRPHLEAGEWAGEYQRALKLLERIAEGRLSLGGGEGPAGPLEPHAMAVISRPPHFGDRRLRRF; this is translated from the coding sequence ATGTACTGCACGCCCGCCGACCTGGAAAAACTCTTGGCCCCGGAGACTCTTGGCCAACTGGCCGACGACGGCCCCGACGGCCCCGCGCCCGAGACGGTGTTGCTGGAGGCCATCGAGCAGGCCGACCGGGAGATCGACGCCTACCTGGGCGTGGCCCGGGCCGTGCCGTTGGAGCCTGCGCCGGCCATCGTGGCCAACCTCAGCGCCAAGATCGCCGTGTACAACCTCTACCGCCGGCGGCCCCATCTGGAGGCCGGCGAGTGGGCCGGGGAATACCAGCGGGCGCTGAAGCTGCTGGAGCGCATCGCCGAGGGCCGGCTGAGCCTGGGCGGCGGCGAGGGCCCGGCCGGGCCGCTGGAGCCCCACGCCATGGCCGTGATCAGCCGGCCGCCCCACTTCGGCGACCGCCGGCTGAGGCGCTTCTGA
- a CDS encoding major capsid protein, producing MPMVVDLKPYFTRARIAKRFEAMPPLKSTIMDRYFPEAVRDQYEMPIIPLQVITAIVNAVPVVARGAESVSIDGRGFSNQWVEPLPVRIHTEVGAKDLNDLKLIGEDSREAWATRRQEAMRQTVRLTTEALCCQALLNGAVNYPLLQSNGQFINYKVEYNNEVIQTISVAAGSKWNAAECTMVKVFELLEEMADALDGAGYGGDKDVLAGKNAFSALLALIEDAGDNQRPKVPTRINEDGSVNIGGHKIAKMAEVWRNPQSGASVAKVPAGEIRMIAKGYTGLIYAAVDDLDANLQALPMFVKPVERKNPSGYQLVAESKPLPAVAPKAVARAIVTA from the coding sequence ATGCCCATGGTCGTAGACCTGAAGCCATATTTCACCAGGGCGCGCATCGCCAAGCGTTTCGAGGCCATGCCGCCGCTCAAATCCACGATCATGGACCGCTATTTCCCCGAGGCGGTGCGCGATCAATACGAGATGCCGATCATCCCGCTGCAGGTGATCACGGCCATCGTCAACGCCGTGCCGGTGGTGGCGCGGGGGGCCGAGTCCGTCTCCATCGACGGGCGCGGCTTTAGCAATCAGTGGGTGGAGCCGCTGCCGGTGCGCATCCACACCGAGGTCGGGGCCAAGGATTTGAACGACCTGAAGCTCATCGGCGAGGACAGCCGCGAGGCCTGGGCCACCCGGCGTCAGGAGGCCATGCGCCAGACGGTGCGCCTGACCACCGAGGCCCTGTGCTGCCAGGCGTTGCTGAACGGCGCGGTCAACTACCCGCTTTTGCAGAGCAACGGTCAGTTCATCAACTACAAGGTCGAATACAACAACGAGGTGATCCAGACCATCAGCGTGGCCGCCGGAAGCAAGTGGAACGCGGCCGAATGCACCATGGTCAAGGTCTTCGAGCTGCTCGAAGAGATGGCCGACGCCCTGGACGGGGCCGGCTACGGCGGCGACAAGGACGTGCTGGCCGGCAAGAACGCCTTTTCGGCCCTGCTGGCCCTGATCGAAGACGCCGGCGACAACCAGCGGCCCAAGGTGCCGACGCGGATCAACGAGGACGGCAGCGTGAACATCGGCGGCCACAAGATCGCCAAGATGGCCGAGGTCTGGCGCAACCCCCAAAGCGGGGCCTCGGTGGCCAAGGTGCCGGCGGGCGAGATTCGCATGATCGCCAAGGGCTACACCGGATTGATCTACGCGGCCGTGGACGACCTGGACGCCAACCTCCAGGCCCTGCCCATGTTCGTCAAGCCCGTGGAGCGCAAGAACCCCAGCGGCTACCAGCTGGTGGCCGAGAGCAAGCCGCTGCCGGCGGTGGCCCCCAAGGCCGTGGCCCGGGCCATCGTGACGGCCTAA
- a CDS encoding VpaChn25_0724 family phage protein, whose translation MPGYDQLIAEHLRLTILRCLDDQPDYALNESLLLDLVERFGFAPSQDRLATQLAWLAEQGLIGLGGPAQCRVATLTRRGQDVAKGRAHAPGVKRPRPGETAWA comes from the coding sequence ATGCCCGGCTACGACCAACTCATCGCCGAACACCTGCGCCTGACCATCCTGCGCTGTCTGGACGATCAGCCCGACTACGCCCTCAACGAGTCCCTGCTGCTGGACCTGGTCGAGCGCTTCGGCTTCGCCCCCAGCCAAGACCGCCTGGCCACGCAACTGGCCTGGCTGGCCGAACAAGGCCTGATCGGCCTGGGCGGGCCGGCCCAGTGCCGGGTGGCCACCCTGACCCGCCGGGGCCAGGACGTGGCCAAGGGCCGGGCCCATGCCCCCGGCGTCAAGCGGCCCCGGCCCGGCGAGACGGCATGGGCGTGA
- a CDS encoding phage terminase large subunit family protein has translation MGYFLPYQQKWLADDSRLKIAEKSRRIGFTYVQAYEDVRDACRADGALDVWFSSADESAAKEYIRYCGQWARLLNVAAQDLGEVALDGDGDVKALVIEFASGKRIHGLSSNPAAFRSKGGKLVLDEFAFHQDPEALWKAAAPIITWGYPARVISTYNGKGNRYARMVADARRGNKWALHTVTIEDAVAQGLVDRVMGRPATPEEVAAFLADCRDIAGDEETYQQEYMCQPVDEATAWLTWELIAKAQHPDAGRPELYAGGPAFVGMDIGRRRDLSVIWVVEQVGDVFWTREVISLKNASFARQDAALDGVLARYKVARACLDQTGIGEKPVEDAKTRHGGHLVEGVIFTAQAKQALATTGKQLFEDGRLRIPEARAIRDSHHAVRKIATAAGNPRFDADRSEAGHADEFWAHMLALHAAADPAEPWQTATVARDYLQRLTKGY, from the coding sequence ATGGGCTACTTTCTGCCCTATCAGCAAAAGTGGCTGGCCGACGACTCGCGCCTGAAGATCGCCGAAAAATCGCGGCGCATCGGCTTCACCTACGTGCAGGCCTACGAGGACGTGCGCGACGCCTGCCGGGCCGACGGGGCCCTGGACGTGTGGTTTTCCAGCGCCGACGAATCGGCGGCCAAGGAATACATCCGCTACTGCGGCCAGTGGGCCCGGCTGCTGAACGTGGCCGCCCAGGACTTGGGCGAGGTGGCCTTGGACGGCGACGGCGACGTCAAGGCCCTGGTGATCGAGTTCGCCAGCGGCAAGCGCATCCACGGCCTGAGCTCCAACCCCGCCGCTTTTCGCAGCAAGGGCGGCAAGCTGGTGCTGGATGAATTCGCCTTTCACCAAGACCCCGAGGCCCTGTGGAAGGCCGCCGCGCCGATCATCACCTGGGGCTATCCGGCCCGGGTGATCAGCACCTACAACGGCAAGGGCAACCGCTACGCCCGCATGGTGGCCGACGCCAGGCGCGGCAACAAATGGGCCTTGCACACCGTGACCATCGAGGACGCCGTGGCCCAGGGCCTGGTGGACCGCGTCATGGGCCGGCCGGCCACGCCCGAGGAGGTGGCCGCCTTTCTGGCCGATTGCCGCGACATCGCCGGCGACGAAGAAACCTATCAGCAGGAATACATGTGCCAGCCGGTGGACGAGGCCACGGCCTGGCTGACCTGGGAACTGATCGCCAAGGCCCAGCACCCCGACGCCGGCCGGCCAGAACTCTACGCCGGCGGCCCGGCCTTCGTGGGCATGGACATCGGCCGCCGCCGCGACTTAAGCGTGATCTGGGTCGTGGAGCAGGTGGGCGACGTGTTTTGGACCCGCGAGGTGATCAGCCTGAAAAACGCCAGCTTCGCCCGGCAAGACGCCGCCCTGGACGGCGTGCTGGCGCGCTACAAGGTGGCCCGCGCCTGCCTGGACCAGACCGGCATCGGCGAAAAACCCGTGGAGGACGCCAAAACCCGCCACGGCGGCCACCTGGTCGAGGGCGTGATCTTCACCGCCCAGGCCAAACAGGCCCTGGCCACCACCGGCAAGCAGCTTTTCGAGGACGGCCGCCTGCGCATCCCCGAGGCCCGCGCCATCCGCGACAGCCACCACGCCGTGCGCAAGATCGCCACCGCCGCCGGCAATCCGCGCTTTGACGCGGACCGCAGCGAGGCCGGCCACGCCGACGAATTCTGGGCCCACATGCTGGCCCTGCACGCCGCCGCCGACCCGGCCGAGCCCTGGCAGACCGCCACCGTGGCCCGCGACTATCTCCAACGCCTGACCAAGGGGTATTGA
- a CDS encoding DUF935 domain-containing protein has product MPGIWAPNGDWIEFAQVDHRSLTAEMATAAAVGEDLGSMLAYLPDPDPVLRKRGDDAKILEDLTADDQVMTAIQNRKLRVLCRRDYDFRPGVLPGKEATPQATALCEALTKDLETIGLRDVFAEILDAPFYGHTICELIWAADGGRMRLKNIIPKPRQWFAWDKDRRPCLRSKTGLDLKPLPWGKFIVVRHFPTYQNPYGLRLLSRCLWPVAFKRGGVKFYTRFLDKYGQPWVLGRAPRGANLDAKRAMAGDLAAMVQDAVAVIPADAAVDLVESKGRAGDQFEAYLKRWDKAIFKVIMGQTLTSEMDGQGSRAASETHYGVAEDMAEADQYIIESAMNELALLYREINAPAAEAPVFGFNEPEDYGAQADLDAKLHGVGVRFTRAHIERRFGLQPDEFILDGEKEAAADGDEAAFAEPGPDHQDALDALVAAILPESVKRNAKFIERLVALLNKAQSFDEIALLLAEHLGQDADMRQQEDLLADLLTAAALMGRAAVRDEPDAA; this is encoded by the coding sequence ATGCCCGGCATTTGGGCCCCAAACGGGGATTGGATCGAGTTCGCCCAAGTCGATCACCGCTCGTTGACCGCCGAGATGGCCACCGCCGCCGCCGTGGGCGAGGACTTGGGCTCCATGCTGGCCTATCTGCCCGACCCCGACCCGGTCCTGCGCAAGCGCGGCGACGACGCCAAAATCCTGGAAGACCTCACCGCCGATGACCAGGTGATGACTGCCATCCAGAACCGCAAGCTGCGTGTCTTGTGCCGCCGCGACTATGATTTTCGGCCCGGCGTGCTGCCCGGCAAGGAGGCCACGCCCCAGGCCACGGCGCTCTGCGAGGCCCTGACCAAAGACCTGGAGACCATCGGCCTGCGCGACGTCTTCGCCGAGATTCTCGATGCGCCGTTTTATGGCCACACCATCTGCGAACTGATCTGGGCCGCCGACGGCGGGCGCATGCGCCTGAAAAACATCATCCCCAAGCCCCGCCAGTGGTTCGCCTGGGACAAAGACCGCCGCCCGTGCCTGAGGTCCAAGACCGGCCTGGACTTAAAACCCCTGCCCTGGGGCAAGTTCATCGTGGTGCGGCACTTTCCCACCTACCAAAACCCCTACGGCCTGCGCCTGCTCAGCCGCTGCCTGTGGCCCGTGGCCTTCAAGCGCGGCGGCGTGAAGTTCTACACCCGCTTTTTGGACAAGTACGGCCAGCCCTGGGTCTTGGGCCGGGCCCCGCGCGGCGCGAACCTGGACGCCAAACGCGCCATGGCCGGCGACCTGGCCGCCATGGTCCAGGACGCCGTGGCCGTGATCCCGGCCGACGCGGCGGTGGATTTGGTCGAAAGCAAGGGCCGGGCCGGCGATCAGTTCGAGGCCTACCTCAAGCGCTGGGACAAGGCCATCTTCAAGGTGATCATGGGCCAGACCCTCACCAGCGAGATGGACGGCCAGGGCTCCCGCGCCGCCTCCGAGACCCACTACGGCGTGGCCGAGGACATGGCCGAGGCCGACCAATACATTATAGAAAGCGCCATGAACGAACTGGCGCTCTTGTACCGCGAGATCAACGCGCCCGCCGCCGAGGCCCCGGTCTTTGGCTTCAACGAGCCCGAGGACTACGGGGCCCAGGCCGATCTGGACGCCAAGCTCCACGGCGTGGGCGTGCGCTTCACCCGCGCCCACATCGAGCGGCGCTTTGGCCTGCAGCCCGACGAATTCATCCTGGACGGCGAAAAAGAGGCCGCGGCCGATGGCGACGAGGCCGCGTTCGCCGAGCCAGGGCCCGATCACCAGGACGCCCTGGACGCCCTGGTCGCGGCCATCCTGCCCGAATCCGTCAAACGAAACGCAAAATTCATCGAGCGCCTGGTCGCCCTGCTGAACAAGGCCCAATCCTTTGACGAGATTGCCCTTTTGCTGGCCGAGCACCTGGGCCAAGACGCCGACATGCGCCAGCAGGAAGACCTGCTGGCCGATCTGCTGACGGCCGCCGCCCTGATGGGCCGCGCCGCCGTGCGCGACGAGCCCGATGCCGCTTGA
- a CDS encoding phage minor head protein — MPLEAAPLAPAQALEFWKAKAQVTPAEFADLTQQAKARAFAVSGLSRRDQIAAVHAALQEALENGETLAAFKKRLAPLFEQKGWTGRAAWRVENIYRTNLQSAYQAGRHAQMKATADSRPFWRYLAIKDRRTRPTHLALHGLVFRHDHDFWATWYPPNGFQCRCTVQTLSQRQMDRRGLEAQTSTPRLVEPFDPASGNRLPARPLVPEPGWAGNVCHDWLHGLAPAQTAAPIITLATRTLCREGRGLFADAPCKPPLAGIERRHVLTLDEADIMPAGLADEDYVRAFLREFGLDDLDGSVVHELPGGLPVVISKALFVDKLSRTLKVGKGGRAPYMRILARTILSPYEIWWQTIRALDAKGAPTGRIREKISLLRLFAGADGKIGGFAVFDLIDGRQWRGTAIFTPGANKKNQATRDEYILRYLEDQRAGVLLYREP, encoded by the coding sequence ATGCCGCTTGAGGCCGCGCCGCTTGCGCCCGCCCAGGCCCTGGAGTTTTGGAAAGCCAAGGCCCAAGTCACCCCGGCCGAGTTTGCCGATCTGACCCAGCAGGCCAAGGCCCGGGCCTTTGCGGTCAGTGGCCTGTCGCGCCGCGACCAGATCGCCGCCGTGCACGCGGCCCTGCAAGAGGCCCTGGAAAACGGCGAGACCCTGGCCGCCTTCAAAAAACGCCTGGCCCCGCTTTTCGAGCAAAAAGGCTGGACCGGCAGGGCCGCCTGGCGCGTGGAAAACATCTACCGCACCAATCTGCAAAGCGCCTACCAGGCCGGCCGCCACGCCCAGATGAAGGCGACCGCCGACAGCCGGCCCTTTTGGCGCTACCTGGCCATCAAGGACCGCCGCACGCGGCCCACCCACCTGGCCCTGCACGGCCTGGTTTTCCGCCACGATCACGATTTTTGGGCCACCTGGTATCCGCCCAACGGCTTTCAATGCCGCTGCACCGTGCAAACGCTCAGCCAGCGGCAGATGGACCGGCGCGGCCTGGAAGCACAAACCAGCACCCCGCGCCTGGTCGAGCCCTTTGACCCCGCCAGCGGCAACAGGCTGCCCGCCCGGCCCCTGGTCCCCGAGCCCGGCTGGGCCGGCAACGTGTGCCACGACTGGCTGCACGGCCTGGCCCCGGCCCAAACCGCCGCGCCGATCATCACCCTGGCCACCCGGACGCTCTGCCGCGAGGGCCGGGGCCTCTTTGCCGATGCCCCCTGTAAGCCGCCCCTGGCCGGCATCGAGCGCCGGCACGTCCTCACGCTGGACGAGGCCGACATCATGCCCGCCGGCCTGGCCGATGAAGACTATGTGCGCGCGTTTTTAAGAGAATTTGGCCTGGATGACCTCGACGGCTCGGTGGTGCATGAATTGCCCGGCGGCCTGCCCGTGGTCATCAGCAAGGCGCTTTTCGTCGACAAACTCAGCCGCACGCTGAAGGTAGGCAAAGGCGGCCGCGCGCCCTACATGCGGATTTTGGCCCGCACCATACTCAGCCCTTACGAAATTTGGTGGCAAACAATCAGGGCCCTCGACGCCAAAGGCGCGCCAACGGGGCGCATCCGCGAAAAGATATCTCTGCTGCGGCTGTTCGCTGGAGCGGACGGAAAAATCGGCGGGTTCGCCGTCTTCGATCTGATTGATGGTCGTCAGTGGCGCGGAACAGCTATTTTCACCCCGGGCGCAAACAAAAAAAACCAGGCAACGCGGGATGAATACATCCTTCGTTACCTGGAAGATCAGCGCGCCGGCGTGTTGCTGTACAGAGAGCCCTGA
- a CDS encoding BPTD_3080 family restriction endonuclease, giving the protein MANEFFVRPILNSPYEYPLKHWELDEGQPTGHVIESRRRAEYITPIPKPKKVRGLATQKMLPLDEGKGLSDQQQQYDPTPIINELRRQVDQWREMPNPNDWLVTPETARLLSYWRHHHFSDIRPFFCQVEAVETAIWLTEVAPKMGKAGKRFLDYLANANNDANPGLMRLALKLATGAGKTTVMAMIIAWQTVNAVRTPGSKKFTRGFLVVTPGITIKDRLRVLQPNDPDNYYRNRELIPGDMLVDLERAKIVITNYHALMLRERMDISKGGRSLLQGRGPAISTLETEGQMIQRVMPDLMGMKNIMVINDEAHHCYRERPGSAEIEDLKGEDKDEAKSNNEAARVWISGLEMVGRKLGLNRVFDLSATPFFLRGSGYAEGTLFPWTMNDFSLMDAIECGIVKLPRVPVADDVPGEDMPRLRNLWAHIGKDMPKKNRSKSKSLDPLKIPPMLQNALQALYGHYERTFNLWQEAGIASPPCFIVVCSNTASSKLVYDFISGFQRQNKDGSFTIQNGQLKLFRNFDESGNPLPKPRTLLIDSEQLESGEALKDDFRETFKDEIERFRREIIERTGNRNGADNLSDQELLREVMNTVGKEGTLGASIRCVVSVSMLTEGWDASNVTHVLGVRAFGTQLLCEQVIGRALRRQSYDVNEDGRFNVEYADVLGVPFDFTAKPVVAPPQKPRETVQVKAVRPDRDHLEITFPRVMGYRTELPEERLTAKFNKDSILELNQDLVGPSITENSGIIGESVNLTLEDLEKVRPSTIAYELASHLVLNKWRDSDEEPKLYLFGQLKRIAKQWMDECLVCADGTYPGMLRYHDLKDTACERITKGIMDPLLVGDRPVKAILDPYNPTGSTRHVNFRTSKTERWQTSPNHCHINWVVLDSSWEGQFCRVVEGHPQVKAYVKNHNLGFDVPYRFGAENRIYRPDFIVIIDDGRPDPLNLVVEIKGYRGEDTKEKKSTMETYWVPGVNNLGSYGRWAFAEFTEIFKLESDFRKLIDSFTAQQAA; this is encoded by the coding sequence ATGGCTAATGAGTTTTTTGTACGGCCTATCTTAAACTCTCCTTATGAATATCCCCTGAAACATTGGGAGCTTGACGAAGGTCAACCCACCGGGCATGTGATCGAGTCACGTCGAAGAGCAGAATACATCACACCGATTCCCAAACCCAAAAAAGTCAGGGGTCTGGCAACGCAAAAGATGTTGCCGTTGGACGAGGGCAAGGGTCTCTCGGACCAACAGCAACAATATGACCCGACCCCGATAATCAATGAGCTTCGTAGGCAAGTTGACCAGTGGCGGGAAATGCCTAATCCCAACGATTGGCTGGTAACTCCAGAGACTGCTCGCCTGCTCAGTTATTGGCGGCACCACCATTTCAGCGACATCCGCCCGTTTTTTTGCCAGGTCGAAGCGGTCGAAACGGCTATCTGGCTGACGGAGGTCGCCCCCAAGATGGGCAAAGCGGGTAAGAGGTTCCTTGATTACCTGGCCAACGCCAATAATGACGCCAACCCTGGTTTGATGCGCTTGGCCCTGAAGCTGGCCACGGGCGCTGGCAAAACCACGGTCATGGCCATGATTATCGCCTGGCAAACTGTTAATGCGGTGCGCACCCCTGGCAGCAAAAAGTTCACACGCGGTTTTTTGGTGGTCACGCCCGGTATAACCATCAAGGACCGCCTGCGCGTGCTGCAGCCCAACGACCCAGACAACTATTACCGCAACCGTGAGTTGATCCCCGGCGACATGCTCGTCGACCTTGAGCGGGCCAAAATCGTCATCACCAACTACCACGCTCTTATGCTGCGGGAGCGGATGGATATTTCCAAGGGCGGCCGCTCACTTCTCCAAGGGCGTGGACCAGCAATCAGCACGCTTGAAACCGAAGGTCAGATGATCCAGCGGGTCATGCCCGACCTGATGGGCATGAAAAATATCATGGTCATCAACGACGAAGCTCATCACTGCTATCGCGAAAGGCCAGGTTCAGCCGAAATCGAAGACCTTAAAGGCGAAGACAAAGATGAGGCCAAGAGCAACAATGAGGCCGCGCGGGTCTGGATTTCGGGGCTGGAAATGGTTGGCCGTAAGCTGGGCCTGAACAGAGTCTTCGACCTTTCGGCCACGCCATTTTTCCTGCGGGGCTCCGGCTATGCCGAAGGCACGCTGTTCCCCTGGACCATGAACGATTTTTCGCTGATGGATGCTATCGAGTGCGGCATCGTCAAATTGCCGCGCGTGCCCGTGGCCGACGACGTCCCCGGCGAAGACATGCCCAGGCTGCGCAACCTATGGGCCCACATCGGCAAGGACATGCCCAAGAAAAACCGCAGCAAATCCAAGAGCCTCGACCCTTTAAAGATCCCGCCGATGCTGCAAAACGCCCTCCAGGCCCTTTACGGCCATTACGAAAGGACATTCAATCTCTGGCAAGAAGCCGGCATCGCTTCGCCGCCGTGCTTCATTGTCGTTTGCAGCAATACGGCTTCATCCAAGTTGGTCTATGACTTCATCTCCGGATTCCAGCGTCAAAACAAAGATGGCTCGTTTACTATTCAAAACGGCCAGTTGAAATTGTTCCGCAACTTTGACGAAAGCGGTAACCCGCTGCCAAAACCGCGCACTTTGCTTATAGACAGTGAGCAACTGGAATCGGGCGAGGCCCTGAAGGATGATTTTCGTGAGACGTTCAAAGACGAAATAGAACGCTTTCGCCGCGAGATCATTGAACGAACCGGCAACCGTAACGGGGCCGACAATCTGAGCGACCAGGAACTGCTGCGGGAAGTAATGAATACCGTGGGCAAGGAGGGCACCCTCGGCGCATCGATACGTTGCGTGGTTTCGGTTTCGATGCTCACCGAAGGATGGGATGCCAGCAACGTGACCCACGTCCTCGGCGTGCGCGCCTTCGGCACCCAGCTTTTGTGCGAGCAGGTCATCGGCCGGGCCCTGCGCCGCCAGTCCTACGACGTAAACGAAGATGGCCGGTTCAACGTGGAATACGCCGACGTATTGGGGGTGCCGTTCGATTTCACGGCCAAGCCCGTGGTGGCCCCGCCGCAGAAACCACGCGAGACCGTGCAGGTGAAGGCCGTGCGGCCCGACCGCGATCATTTGGAGATAACCTTCCCTCGCGTGATGGGTTATCGAACTGAGTTGCCCGAAGAGCGGCTGACGGCGAAATTCAACAAAGACTCCATTCTTGAGCTGAACCAGGACCTGGTTGGCCCATCCATCACCGAAAACTCGGGCATTATCGGCGAAAGCGTGAACCTGACCCTGGAAGACCTTGAAAAGGTCCGCCCGTCGACCATCGCCTATGAGCTGGCCTCGCACCTGGTGCTCAACAAGTGGCGCGATTCGGACGAGGAGCCCAAGCTCTACCTTTTCGGCCAGCTCAAGCGCATCGCCAAACAGTGGATGGACGAGTGCCTGGTATGCGCAGACGGCACCTATCCGGGCATGCTTCGCTATCACGACTTGAAGGACACGGCCTGTGAGCGTATCACCAAGGGCATCATGGACCCGCTCTTGGTGGGAGACCGGCCCGTAAAGGCCATTCTGGACCCGTACAACCCCACAGGCTCCACCCGACATGTCAATTTCCGAACGTCCAAGACAGAGCGCTGGCAAACATCTCCGAACCATTGCCATATCAACTGGGTCGTCCTCGATAGCTCCTGGGAAGGCCAGTTTTGCCGCGTGGTCGAGGGGCACCCACAAGTGAAAGCTTACGTAAAGAACCACAACCTGGGCTTTGACGTGCCATATCGCTTTGGCGCTGAAAACCGCATCTACCGGCCGGACTTCATCGTCATCATCGATGACGGCAGGCCCGACCCGCTGAATCTGGTGGTGGAGATCAAAGGCTATCGCGGCGAAGACACCAAAGAAAAGAAATCCACCATGGAGACATATTGGGTGCCGGGCGTGAACAACCTGGGATCATACGGCCGCTGGGCCTTTGCGGAATTCACCGAAATTTTCAAGCTGGAGTCCGATTTCCGGAAACTGATCGATTCCTTCACCGCCCAGCAAGCGGCCTGA